In a single window of the Leifsonia sp. 1010 genome:
- the ybaK gene encoding Cys-tRNA(Pro) deacylase codes for MARQKAPAGTPATVALTAAGIPFTAHPYEHDPAAPSFGLEAADALGVEPDRVFKTLLADTDLGLVVGVVPVTGMLDLKALAAAVGAKRATMADPAVAERRTGYVVGGISPIGQKTRHTTVVDETAQLFDTVFVSGGKRGFDVELSPDDLLRATDGSFGAIAK; via the coding sequence ATGGCCCGGCAGAAGGCGCCGGCGGGGACTCCGGCGACTGTTGCGCTGACCGCTGCGGGCATCCCCTTCACCGCGCATCCGTACGAGCACGACCCGGCCGCGCCGTCGTTCGGCTTGGAGGCGGCCGACGCGCTGGGCGTCGAGCCGGACCGCGTCTTCAAGACGCTGCTGGCCGACACGGATCTCGGGCTCGTCGTCGGCGTCGTCCCGGTGACCGGGATGCTCGACCTCAAGGCGCTCGCCGCCGCAGTCGGCGCCAAGCGGGCGACCATGGCCGATCCGGCCGTCGCCGAGCGCCGCACCGGCTATGTGGTCGGCGGCATCAGCCCGATCGGTCAGAAGACGCGGCACACCACGGTGGTGGATGAGACGGCGCAGCTGTTCGACACCGTGTTCGTGTCCGGCGGCAAGCGCGGCTTCGACGTGGAGCTCTCCCCCGACGACCTGCTGCGCGCGACCGACGGAAGCTTCGGAGCGATCGCGAAATGA
- the glgP gene encoding alpha-glucan family phosphorylase has protein sequence MKAIRRFTVRAVLPENLSALEEIAGNLRWSWHEPTKELFARISPELWQQVRHDPIALLGAVEPSRLAELAADQGYVDWANHIRDDLRAYIHDPRWYQSLGDAAPQTIAYFSPEFGIAATLPQYSGGLGILAGDHLKAASDLGVPLVAAGLFYRSGYFSQAITPDGWQLESYPVLDPDGLPLSVLRNPDGTPVQISLALPDGVLHARVWQAAVGRVKLLLLDTDIPDNEERLRSVTDRLYGGGGEHRLLQELLLGIGGVRAVKAWTELTGAPEAEVFHTNEGHAGFLGLERISDLIGEGLTFDQALQVVRAGTVFTTHTPVPAGIDRFDKTLIQRYFSTSLLPGVSADQVLPLGAEDYPGGSPDVFNMAVMGLRLGQHANGVSKLHGDVSRHMFNGLYPGFDPQEVPIDSVTNGVHAPTWTDPMLRALALERLGTEDTTHADWGNASAVGDADLWGVRNRMREQLVQDARRRLMAAWEDQNPGGIAPAWMSDLLDPNVLTIGFARRVPTYKRLTLMLHDPDRLRRILTDPERPVQFVIAGKSHPADDEGKRLIQKLVQFASEADIRQRMVFLPDYDIGMAQLLYPGTDVWLNNPLRPLEACGTSGMKAALNGALNLSILDGWWNEFYDGENGWAIPSADAAGDGAERDALEAEAMYDLIEHQIAPRFYERDGDGVPTAWVSRIRHTLATLSSPLSAERMVREYVERLYLPASDYENRLSENDYAEARSLATWKQRVESAWPGVAVTHVDAGGVDAVPQVGDELHVRALVQLNGLSPDDVEVQVVYGRSQEGDELTDVHRQALTVDNGVPGTHDASVAHEFVGTVRLGWAGSFGYTVRVVPVNDLLLTPAELGLVTTAS, from the coding sequence GTGAAGGCCATCCGAAGATTCACCGTCCGCGCCGTCCTCCCCGAGAACCTCTCAGCACTGGAGGAGATCGCAGGCAACCTCCGCTGGTCCTGGCACGAGCCCACCAAGGAGCTGTTCGCCCGCATCTCGCCCGAGCTGTGGCAGCAGGTGAGGCATGATCCCATCGCCCTCCTCGGCGCCGTCGAGCCGTCGCGGCTCGCCGAGCTCGCCGCCGATCAGGGCTACGTCGACTGGGCGAACCACATCCGCGACGACCTGCGCGCGTACATCCACGACCCGCGCTGGTACCAGTCGCTCGGCGATGCCGCGCCGCAGACCATCGCCTACTTCTCGCCCGAGTTCGGCATCGCCGCGACCCTGCCGCAGTACTCCGGCGGTCTCGGCATCCTCGCCGGCGACCACCTCAAGGCCGCAAGCGACCTCGGCGTGCCGCTCGTCGCCGCCGGGCTGTTCTACCGCTCCGGCTACTTCTCGCAGGCGATCACGCCCGACGGCTGGCAGCTGGAGAGCTACCCCGTGCTCGACCCGGACGGACTGCCGCTCAGCGTCCTCCGCAACCCCGACGGCACGCCCGTCCAGATCTCCCTCGCCCTGCCGGACGGCGTGCTGCACGCCCGCGTCTGGCAGGCGGCAGTGGGCCGCGTGAAACTGCTGCTGCTCGACACCGACATCCCCGACAACGAGGAGCGCCTCCGCTCGGTCACCGACCGCCTGTACGGCGGCGGCGGCGAGCACCGGCTCCTCCAGGAGCTGCTGCTCGGAATCGGCGGCGTCCGCGCCGTGAAGGCGTGGACCGAGCTGACCGGCGCACCCGAGGCGGAGGTGTTCCACACCAACGAGGGGCACGCCGGCTTCCTGGGCCTGGAGCGCATCTCCGACCTGATCGGCGAGGGGCTCACCTTCGACCAGGCGCTGCAGGTCGTGCGCGCGGGGACCGTGTTCACGACGCACACGCCCGTCCCGGCCGGCATCGACCGGTTCGACAAGACGCTGATCCAGCGGTACTTCTCCACCTCCCTCCTGCCGGGAGTCAGCGCCGACCAGGTGCTGCCGCTCGGCGCGGAGGACTACCCGGGCGGCTCACCCGACGTGTTCAACATGGCGGTCATGGGCCTGCGCCTCGGCCAGCACGCGAACGGCGTCTCGAAGCTCCACGGCGACGTCTCCCGACACATGTTCAACGGCCTCTACCCGGGATTCGACCCGCAGGAGGTGCCGATCGACTCGGTCACCAACGGCGTCCACGCGCCCACCTGGACCGACCCGATGCTCCGCGCTCTCGCACTCGAGCGCCTCGGCACCGAGGACACGACGCACGCCGACTGGGGCAACGCGTCGGCCGTCGGCGACGCCGATCTGTGGGGCGTCCGCAACCGGATGCGCGAGCAGCTGGTGCAGGACGCGCGGCGCCGCCTGATGGCGGCGTGGGAGGACCAGAACCCGGGCGGCATCGCGCCGGCGTGGATGAGCGACCTGCTCGATCCGAACGTCCTCACCATCGGCTTCGCGCGGCGTGTGCCGACTTACAAGCGGCTCACCCTGATGCTGCACGACCCGGACCGGCTGCGCCGCATCCTCACCGACCCCGAGCGGCCCGTGCAGTTCGTCATCGCCGGCAAGTCGCATCCCGCCGACGACGAAGGCAAGCGCCTCATCCAGAAGCTCGTGCAGTTCGCGTCGGAGGCGGACATCCGCCAGCGCATGGTGTTCCTGCCCGACTACGACATCGGGATGGCGCAGCTGCTCTATCCCGGAACCGACGTCTGGCTGAACAACCCGCTCCGACCCCTGGAGGCGTGCGGGACCTCGGGCATGAAGGCGGCCCTCAACGGCGCCCTCAACCTGTCGATCCTCGACGGCTGGTGGAACGAGTTCTACGACGGCGAGAACGGCTGGGCCATTCCGTCCGCGGACGCGGCCGGGGACGGCGCCGAGCGCGACGCGCTCGAGGCCGAGGCGATGTACGACCTGATCGAGCACCAGATCGCGCCGCGCTTCTACGAGCGCGACGGCGACGGCGTCCCGACCGCGTGGGTCTCGCGCATCCGCCACACGCTCGCCACGCTGTCGTCGCCGCTCTCGGCCGAGCGCATGGTGCGCGAGTACGTCGAGCGGCTCTACCTCCCGGCCTCGGACTACGAGAACCGGCTGAGCGAGAACGACTACGCCGAGGCGCGGTCGCTCGCCACCTGGAAGCAGCGGGTCGAGAGCGCGTGGCCCGGGGTCGCGGTGACGCACGTGGACGCGGGCGGTGTGGATGCGGTGCCGCAGGTCGGCGACGAGCTGCACGTGCGGGCCCTGGTCCAGCTGAACGGGCTGTCGCCGGACGACGTCGAGGTGCAGGTGGTCTACGGCCGCAGCCAGGAGGGCGACGAGCTCACCGACGTGCACCGGCAGGCGCTGACGGTCGACAACGGCGTGCCGGGCACGCACGACGCGTCGGTCGCGCACGAATTCGTCGGCACGGTGCGGCTGGGCTGGGCGGGTTCGTTCGGCTACACGGTCCGCGTGGTGCCGGTGAACGACCTGCTGCTCACCCCCGCCGAGCTCGGCCTCGTGACCACCGCCTCCTGA
- the ligA gene encoding NAD-dependent DNA ligase LigA: MAIETTTDDQLAEARAEAQQLTTRILELRDAYYERDTVLVSDEEYDRMMRRLEELERLHPELQSQDSPTQTVGGRAQTTLFAPVQHAERMLSLDNVFSLEEFEAWAAKVERDAGRRVDYLCELKIDGLAINLRYENGVLVTAATRGDGVVGEDVTENIRWIPAIPARLATDDPPALVEVRGEVFFPVAEFEELNAHQQEAGERVFANARNAASGSLRQKAEGKNPAQLELMRNRLRRLHMLVHGIGAWNNPPVDAQSKVYDLLKGWGLPTSTHYKVVDEVKKVDEFIEYYGQHRGAVEHEIDGIVIKVDELALHDELGATSRAPRWAIAYKYPPEQVNTKLLDIVVSVGRTGRATPFAVMEKVRVAGSEVRQATLHNQEVVKAKGVLIGDTVVLRKAGDVIPEVLGPVVELRDGTEREFVMPENCPECGTRLAPAKEGDIDLRCPNAEFCPAQVRGRVEHIGSRGALDIEALGEVAAAALTQPRFPAEPPLPTEAGLFGLTLADLFPIEVVVRDSETGLPKLTDAGEEKVDTPFRRRRQKKDGPFDASAAEFFGDELYVPSKNAVELLANLAAAREKPLWRILVALNIRHVGPVAARALANHFGSLDAIRSASRDELAAVDGVGGIIADAVLAWFEVDWHREIVERWAADGVQFSTPGHPGPGRADDAGGVLAGLTIVATGSLEGFTREGAQEAIIAAGGKAASSVSKKTDFVAAGPGAGSKLAKAEELGVRIIDAAQFKTLVEEGPAALEM; the protein is encoded by the coding sequence GTGGCGATCGAGACGACGACCGACGACCAGCTCGCAGAAGCGCGAGCCGAGGCGCAGCAGCTGACGACCCGCATCCTGGAGCTCCGGGATGCGTACTACGAGCGCGACACGGTGCTCGTCAGCGACGAGGAGTACGACCGCATGATGCGGCGGCTGGAGGAGCTCGAGCGGCTCCATCCGGAACTCCAGTCGCAGGACAGCCCCACGCAGACCGTCGGCGGCCGCGCCCAGACGACGCTGTTCGCGCCGGTGCAGCACGCCGAGCGGATGCTCAGCCTCGACAACGTCTTCTCGTTGGAGGAGTTCGAGGCCTGGGCCGCCAAGGTCGAGCGCGACGCCGGGCGGCGCGTCGACTACCTGTGCGAGCTCAAGATCGACGGCCTGGCGATCAACCTCCGCTACGAGAACGGCGTGCTCGTCACGGCGGCCACGCGCGGCGACGGCGTCGTCGGCGAGGACGTGACCGAGAACATCCGTTGGATCCCGGCGATCCCGGCTCGCCTCGCCACCGACGACCCGCCGGCGCTGGTGGAGGTACGCGGCGAGGTGTTCTTCCCCGTCGCCGAGTTCGAGGAGCTCAACGCGCACCAGCAGGAGGCCGGCGAGCGTGTGTTCGCCAACGCCCGCAACGCGGCGAGCGGGTCGCTCCGGCAGAAGGCCGAGGGCAAGAACCCCGCGCAGCTGGAGCTCATGCGCAATCGCCTGCGCCGCCTGCACATGCTCGTCCACGGCATCGGCGCGTGGAACAACCCGCCCGTCGACGCGCAGTCGAAGGTGTACGACCTGCTGAAGGGTTGGGGTCTCCCGACGTCCACGCACTACAAGGTCGTCGACGAGGTGAAGAAGGTCGACGAGTTCATCGAGTACTACGGCCAGCATCGCGGCGCGGTCGAGCACGAGATCGACGGCATCGTCATCAAGGTGGACGAGCTGGCGCTGCACGACGAGCTGGGCGCCACCAGCCGTGCACCCCGCTGGGCCATCGCGTACAAGTACCCGCCGGAGCAGGTGAACACCAAGCTGCTCGACATCGTCGTCAGCGTCGGTCGCACCGGCCGGGCAACGCCGTTCGCCGTCATGGAGAAGGTGCGCGTCGCCGGCTCGGAGGTGCGCCAGGCCACCCTTCACAACCAGGAGGTCGTCAAGGCGAAGGGCGTCCTCATCGGCGACACCGTCGTGCTGCGCAAGGCGGGGGATGTGATCCCCGAGGTCCTCGGCCCGGTGGTCGAGCTGCGCGACGGCACCGAGCGCGAGTTCGTCATGCCCGAGAACTGCCCCGAGTGCGGCACCCGCCTCGCGCCCGCCAAGGAGGGCGACATCGACCTGCGCTGTCCCAACGCCGAGTTCTGCCCGGCGCAGGTACGCGGTCGCGTCGAGCACATCGGCTCGCGCGGCGCCCTCGACATCGAGGCGCTCGGCGAGGTCGCGGCTGCGGCGCTGACCCAGCCGCGTTTCCCCGCGGAGCCGCCGCTCCCGACCGAGGCGGGCCTGTTCGGGCTGACCCTCGCCGACCTGTTCCCGATCGAGGTCGTGGTGCGGGATTCGGAGACGGGGCTGCCGAAACTGACCGATGCGGGGGAGGAGAAGGTAGACACTCCGTTCCGCCGTCGCAGGCAGAAGAAGGACGGCCCGTTCGACGCGTCCGCGGCGGAGTTCTTCGGCGACGAACTGTATGTCCCGTCCAAGAACGCGGTCGAGCTGCTCGCCAATCTGGCGGCGGCCCGCGAGAAGCCGCTCTGGCGCATCCTGGTCGCCCTGAACATCCGCCACGTCGGCCCCGTCGCCGCCCGCGCGCTCGCGAACCACTTCGGATCGCTCGATGCGATCCGGTCCGCCTCGCGCGACGAACTGGCCGCGGTGGATGGCGTCGGCGGCATCATCGCGGACGCCGTCCTCGCCTGGTTCGAGGTCGACTGGCACCGCGAGATCGTTGAGAGATGGGCCGCGGACGGCGTGCAGTTCAGCACACCCGGCCACCCCGGCCCCGGGCGTGCGGATGACGCGGGCGGCGTGCTCGCGGGTCTCACCATCGTGGCGACCGGGTCGCTCGAGGGCTTCACCCGGGAGGGAGCACAGGAGGCGATCATCGCCGCCGGCGGCAAGGCGGCATCCAGCGTCTCGAAGAAGACGGATTTCGTCGCTGCGGGGCCGGGCGCAGGGTCGAAACTCGCCAAGGCGGAGGAGCTCGGCGTGCGCATCATCGACGCCGCCCAGTTCAAGACGCTGGTCGAGGAAGGGCCCGCAGCACTCGAAATGTGA
- a CDS encoding GNAT family N-acetyltransferase, producing the protein MTEVTVRRATVDDARGIAEVHVTAWREAYAGHMPAEFLASMDVGSRAEGWTRILERGETDAFVAERDGTIVGWATAGRGRDDDAPRDRELEGIYLLASAYGSGAGQRLLDAAIGDAPAYLWVMDGNGRAEAFYRRNGFTRDGATMTHPAGDATVLAVRLTR; encoded by the coding sequence ATGACCGAGGTGACGGTGCGGCGGGCGACCGTCGACGACGCGCGCGGCATCGCGGAGGTGCACGTCACGGCGTGGCGCGAGGCGTACGCCGGACACATGCCCGCCGAGTTCCTGGCGTCCATGGACGTGGGGTCCCGAGCGGAGGGCTGGACCCGCATCCTGGAGCGCGGCGAGACCGACGCCTTCGTCGCCGAGCGCGATGGCACGATCGTCGGCTGGGCGACCGCAGGCCGAGGACGCGACGACGACGCACCGCGCGACCGCGAGCTGGAGGGCATCTACCTGCTCGCGAGCGCCTACGGCTCGGGCGCCGGCCAGCGGCTGCTCGACGCCGCGATCGGCGACGCACCGGCGTACCTCTGGGTCATGGACGGCAACGGCCGTGCCGAGGCCTTCTACCGCCGCAACGGCTTCACCCGCGACGGCGCGACCATGACGCATCCCGCCGGCGACGCCACCGTCCTCGCCGTCCGCCTGACCCGCTGA
- the mnmA gene encoding tRNA 2-thiouridine(34) synthase MnmA — MKVLAAMSGGVDSAVAAARAVEAGHDVIGVHLALSRMPGTLRTGSRGCCTIEDSMDAQRAANIIGIPYYVWDFSERFKLDVVDDFIAEYSAGRTPNPCMRCNERIKFAALLEKALDLGFDAVCTGHYAAIVTDEHGNRELHRASAWAKDQSYVLGVLTAEQLAHAMFPLGATPSKAEVRAEAAARGLSVANKPDSHDICFIPDGDTRGWLAERVGTATGDIVDREGNRLGTHEGAHAYTVGQRKGLNVGYPSPDGRPRFVLEVRPKENTVVVGPREALDIAEIAGSRYTWAGMPPADPSTPFVCEVQIRAHADPVPAVASVTGGELLIRPDVPLNGVAPGQTAVVYVGTRVLGQTTIDRTVSAVPA; from the coding sequence GTGAAAGTTCTGGCGGCGATGAGCGGTGGTGTCGACTCCGCGGTGGCGGCGGCGCGCGCCGTCGAAGCGGGGCATGACGTAATCGGAGTGCATCTGGCGCTGAGCCGGATGCCCGGGACGCTGCGCACCGGAAGCCGCGGCTGCTGCACGATCGAGGACTCGATGGATGCGCAGCGCGCCGCGAACATCATCGGCATCCCGTACTACGTCTGGGACTTCTCGGAGCGCTTCAAGCTCGACGTCGTCGACGACTTCATCGCCGAGTACTCGGCGGGCCGGACGCCCAATCCGTGCATGCGATGCAACGAGCGCATCAAGTTCGCGGCCCTCCTCGAGAAGGCGCTCGACCTCGGCTTCGACGCCGTCTGCACCGGCCACTACGCGGCCATCGTCACCGACGAGCACGGCAACCGCGAGCTGCACCGCGCGAGCGCGTGGGCGAAGGATCAGTCGTACGTCCTGGGCGTGCTGACCGCCGAGCAGCTGGCGCACGCGATGTTCCCCCTCGGCGCGACCCCGTCGAAGGCGGAGGTACGGGCCGAGGCCGCCGCGCGCGGCCTGAGCGTCGCGAACAAGCCGGACTCGCATGACATCTGCTTCATCCCCGACGGCGACACCCGCGGCTGGCTGGCCGAGCGCGTCGGCACCGCGACGGGCGACATCGTCGACCGCGAGGGCAACCGGCTCGGCACGCACGAGGGCGCGCACGCCTACACGGTCGGCCAGCGGAAGGGCCTCAACGTCGGCTACCCGTCTCCGGACGGCCGCCCGCGGTTCGTCCTGGAGGTACGGCCGAAGGAGAACACGGTCGTCGTCGGGCCGCGCGAGGCGCTCGACATCGCCGAGATCGCCGGGTCGCGCTACACCTGGGCGGGGATGCCGCCCGCCGACCCGTCCACGCCGTTCGTCTGCGAGGTGCAGATCCGCGCGCATGCCGATCCCGTGCCCGCCGTCGCGTCCGTCACGGGCGGCGAGCTCCTCATCCGCCCGGACGTGCCCCTCAACGGCGTCGCTCCCGGTCAGACCGCCGTCGTCTACGTCGGCACCCGCGTCCTCGGCCAGACCACGATCGACCGCACCGTCTCCGCCGTCCCCGCCTGA
- a CDS encoding cysteine desulfurase family protein, translated as MPVYLDHAATTPMRPEAIAAYTEAMGVVGNPSSIHSQGQQARRMLEEARETVAASLGADPIEVVFTSGGTEAINLAIKGMFWARNDGARRPRIVAPGGEHHATVDTVEWLERAEGAEISWLPLDGEGRILVPERIAGDDAALLTFLAVNNEVGTIQPVSALAAVARAAGVPVHVDAVAAYGHLPIDFAGLGVDALSVSAHKIGGPVGIGALVLSRASTVVPLIHGGGQQRQVRSGTQDVAAAVSFATAARLAEAEREAETARLSALRDRLIAGVRAAVPEAVLSGPEPSSGERVASNAHFTFPGAQGDSLLFLLDLAGVSVSTGSACQAGIPEPSHVLLAMGRDETEARSALRFTLGRGSTDADVDALLAALPGAYAQASRAGLAERAPRLGR; from the coding sequence GTGCCGGTCTACCTCGACCACGCCGCAACCACGCCGATGCGCCCGGAGGCGATCGCCGCCTACACCGAGGCCATGGGCGTCGTCGGCAACCCGTCGAGCATCCACAGTCAGGGGCAGCAGGCCAGGCGGATGCTAGAGGAGGCCCGGGAGACGGTCGCAGCGAGCCTCGGCGCCGACCCGATCGAGGTGGTGTTCACCTCCGGCGGCACGGAGGCGATCAACCTCGCGATCAAGGGCATGTTCTGGGCCAGGAACGACGGCGCGCGCCGACCGCGCATCGTGGCGCCCGGAGGCGAGCACCACGCGACGGTCGACACCGTCGAGTGGCTGGAGCGCGCCGAGGGAGCCGAGATCTCGTGGCTTCCCCTCGACGGTGAGGGCCGCATCCTCGTGCCGGAGCGGATCGCCGGAGACGACGCTGCTCTGCTGACCTTCCTGGCGGTCAACAACGAGGTCGGGACGATTCAGCCCGTGTCGGCGCTCGCCGCGGTCGCGCGCGCCGCGGGGGTTCCGGTGCATGTGGACGCGGTGGCTGCCTATGGCCACCTGCCGATCGACTTCGCGGGGCTCGGGGTGGATGCGCTCAGCGTCTCGGCGCACAAGATCGGCGGGCCGGTGGGGATCGGCGCGCTCGTGCTGAGCCGCGCATCCACCGTCGTCCCGCTGATCCACGGCGGCGGCCAGCAGCGGCAGGTGCGCAGCGGGACGCAGGACGTCGCCGCCGCCGTGTCGTTCGCGACCGCCGCCCGGCTGGCGGAGGCGGAGCGCGAGGCCGAGACGGCGCGGCTCTCCGCGCTGCGCGACCGCCTCATCGCGGGGGTGCGAGCGGCGGTGCCGGAGGCCGTGCTCAGCGGGCCAGAGCCCTCGTCGGGGGAGCGGGTCGCCTCGAACGCGCACTTCACCTTCCCCGGCGCGCAAGGCGACTCCTTGCTGTTCCTGCTCGATCTCGCGGGCGTGTCCGTGTCGACCGGATCGGCGTGCCAGGCGGGCATCCCGGAGCCGTCGCACGTGCTGCTCGCGATGGGACGCGACGAGACGGAGGCGCGCAGCGCCCTGCGGTTCACGCTGGGGCGCGGCTCGACGGACGCGGACGTGGATGCGCTGCTCGCGGCGCTGCCGGGCGCGTACGCCCAAGCGTCGCGCGCGGGACTCGCGGAGCGGGCGCCGCGCCTCGGCCGCTAG
- the glgX gene encoding glycogen debranching protein GlgX, with protein sequence MTSTDPLRNLGVRVGPHGGELRVFSANADAMELCLFDEHDPDWLVKTVPMTRDANDVWVGRSRSLTVGSRYAVRVSGPQAPGNLFDPEALLIDPYARGLLHVSSDGWRSVVVADGFDWGDARKPGTPLDHTVIYEAHVKGISRLNPAVPEELRGSYAGLAHESTIAYLKDLGVTAVELLPVQAFVSEQRLQQEGLTNYWGYNTLNFFTPHGPYASRAAQAAGPEAVLAEFKGMVKLLHLAGIEVILDVVYNHTAEEGMGGPRTSFRGIDNATYYRHDKTGAYIDVTGCGNTVDFGNPVPQRLVLDSLRYWANEMQIDGFRFDLAATLGRGTDASFHRDHPLLVAAAADPALQGVKLIAEPWDVGLGGWQTGNFPGPSDDHAGWSEWNDRYRDRVRNFWLADIAEARRNGQAPVGIGGFATRLAGSSNTFSPERGPLASVNFVTAHDGFTMADLTAYDVKHNLGNGENNRDGTDNNRSFNHGVEGPTTDEAILLMRGKAIRNLLGTLLLSAGVPMITAGDEYGRSQRGNNNAYCQDSELTWLSWLRTREQREQYDTTKRLLQLRRENPALRPSRYAVDGQTTPNASHMDWYDATGQRMDDEDWNSPENRTLQYLAASTPDKEEFNRILLIVHGVEDDVEVSLPAAPGVTSYQLLWDSATEVPIPEDATEFAPGDTRLVGGTSMQLYRANGPRV encoded by the coding sequence ATGACCTCGACCGATCCCCTGCGCAACCTGGGCGTCCGTGTCGGGCCGCACGGGGGTGAGCTGAGGGTCTTCTCGGCCAACGCGGATGCCATGGAGCTGTGCCTGTTCGACGAGCACGACCCGGATTGGCTGGTCAAGACCGTGCCGATGACCCGGGATGCGAACGACGTCTGGGTGGGCCGCTCGCGCTCACTCACGGTCGGCAGCCGGTACGCCGTCCGCGTGTCCGGCCCGCAGGCGCCCGGCAACCTATTCGATCCCGAAGCGCTCCTCATCGACCCGTACGCGCGCGGCCTCCTGCATGTCAGTTCCGACGGTTGGCGTTCCGTCGTCGTCGCCGACGGCTTCGACTGGGGGGATGCGCGCAAACCCGGCACCCCGCTCGACCACACCGTGATCTACGAGGCGCACGTGAAGGGCATCAGCCGGCTGAATCCGGCAGTTCCCGAGGAGCTGCGCGGCAGCTACGCGGGCCTCGCGCACGAGTCGACCATCGCCTACCTGAAGGATCTGGGCGTCACCGCGGTCGAGCTCCTGCCGGTTCAGGCCTTCGTCTCGGAGCAGCGCCTGCAGCAGGAGGGCCTCACCAACTACTGGGGCTACAACACGCTGAACTTCTTCACGCCACACGGCCCGTACGCATCGCGCGCGGCGCAGGCGGCCGGTCCGGAGGCCGTGCTCGCCGAGTTCAAGGGCATGGTCAAGCTGCTGCACCTCGCCGGCATCGAGGTAATCCTCGACGTCGTCTACAACCACACCGCCGAAGAGGGCATGGGTGGTCCGCGCACCAGCTTCCGCGGCATCGACAACGCGACCTACTACCGGCACGACAAGACCGGCGCGTACATCGACGTGACGGGATGCGGAAACACGGTCGATTTCGGCAACCCCGTCCCGCAGCGGCTCGTGCTCGACTCGCTCCGCTACTGGGCGAACGAGATGCAGATCGACGGCTTCCGGTTCGACTTGGCGGCGACGCTCGGGCGCGGCACCGACGCATCCTTCCATCGCGACCATCCACTGCTCGTCGCCGCGGCCGCCGATCCGGCGCTCCAGGGGGTCAAGCTGATCGCCGAGCCATGGGATGTGGGGCTCGGCGGATGGCAGACCGGAAACTTCCCGGGGCCGTCCGACGACCACGCCGGCTGGTCCGAGTGGAACGACCGCTACCGCGACCGCGTGCGCAACTTCTGGCTCGCCGACATCGCCGAAGCCCGCCGCAACGGGCAGGCGCCGGTCGGCATCGGCGGGTTCGCCACCCGGTTGGCCGGCTCCTCCAACACCTTCTCGCCCGAGCGCGGACCGCTCGCCTCGGTGAACTTCGTCACCGCGCACGACGGCTTCACCATGGCCGACCTCACCGCCTACGACGTGAAGCACAACCTCGGCAACGGCGAGAACAACCGCGACGGAACCGACAACAACCGGTCGTTCAACCACGGCGTGGAGGGGCCGACGACGGATGAGGCCATCCTGCTCATGCGCGGCAAGGCGATCAGGAACCTGCTGGGCACGCTGCTGCTCTCCGCCGGCGTCCCGATGATCACCGCGGGCGACGAGTACGGACGCAGTCAGCGCGGCAACAACAACGCGTACTGCCAGGACAGCGAGCTCACCTGGCTGAGCTGGCTGCGCACACGCGAGCAGCGGGAGCAGTACGACACCACGAAACGGCTGCTGCAGCTGCGGCGCGAGAACCCGGCGCTCCGCCCGAGCCGGTACGCCGTCGACGGGCAGACGACGCCCAACGCCAGCCACATGGACTGGTACGACGCGACGGGTCAGCGCATGGACGACGAGGACTGGAACTCCCCGGAGAACCGCACGCTGCAGTACCTCGCGGCGTCGACGCCGGACAAGGAGGAGTTCAACCGCATCCTGCTCATCGTGCACGGGGTGGAGGACGACGTGGAGGTGTCGCTCCCTGCGGCCCCCGGGGTCACCTCGTACCAGCTGCTGTGGGACTCGGCGACCGAGGTCCCGATCCCCGAGGACGCGACCGAGTTCGCCCCCGGCGACACGCGACTCGTCGGAGGCACGTCGATGCAGCTGTACCGGGCGAACGGACCGCGCGTCTGA